A region from the Treponema pallidum subsp. pallidum str. Nichols genome encodes:
- the uvrA gene encoding excinuclease ABC subunit UvrA yields the protein MGSAARNLCIKGAREHNLKNIDVMLPRDALVVISGLSGSGKSSLAFDTIFAEGQRRYVESLSAYARQFLGRLDKPDVDSIEGLSPAIAIEQKTTQRNPRSTVGTVTEIYDYYRLLFARIGRAHCPHCAREIKEQTVDQIVDTLMTVPSGSRIQLLAPVVRGKKGTHHKVLEAARKDGFVRARIDGALLHLHERISLDKQKKHSIDIVVDRIQLSDTVRKRLTESVETTLGYADGLLTVLVQGENSGTVSGKIETSALLPSELFFSQKNACAHCNVSVPELQPRLFSFNAPFGACPSCAGLGIMQTFDLDRIVPDQNRSFNEGAFLPFKPEHEWNRVRFAALAEKYHFSLDDPVRNLSKHALDIILHGSGSEALEFSHERKDGSRTARYIKPWPGIFSELHRRYAESCTHSQREVYERYLSVRTCEACRGMRLKPESLAVTIEKKNIHALSALSVDDSCEFFKTLHLTEVEATIAQQILKEITDRLEFLQNVGLGYLTLERAAATLSGGEAQRIRLATQIGSRLTGVLYILDEPSIGLHQRDNERLIQTLLHLRDLGNTVLVVEHDEQTLRVADYIVDLGPGAGVHGGYVVAAGSPPEVMQVQASLTGQYLAGAITLPIPAVRRTGNGNVLTVHDVHEHNLQHISVRIRLGTFTCITGVSGSGKSTLLIDVLYPALYNRVMNGRLPEGKFSSIEGTEHLDKVIYVDQSPIGRTPRSNPATYVGVFTDIRMLFSQVPEAKMRGYKPGRFSFNVPGGRCEHCKGDGVITIEMNFLPDVYITCDVCHGTRFNRETLAVFYKGKNISHVLDMTIEEARSFFSAVPPIVRKLEALCSVGLGYVRLGQSALTLSGGEAQRVKLALELSKRATGKTLYIFDEPTTGLHFADIIQLMEVVQRLVDQGNTVVMIEHNMDVIVQADCVIDLGPEGGMHGGTIVAQGSPEAVSQITESRTGWYIKEVLCKKT from the coding sequence GTGGGCTCTGCTGCTCGTAATCTGTGTATAAAGGGTGCGCGTGAGCATAATCTGAAGAATATTGATGTTATGTTGCCGCGAGATGCGCTTGTGGTGATCTCCGGTCTTTCTGGTTCAGGCAAGAGTTCGCTTGCGTTTGATACTATTTTTGCAGAAGGACAGCGTCGGTATGTGGAGTCCCTTTCTGCATACGCTCGCCAGTTTTTAGGTCGGTTAGATAAGCCGGATGTTGACTCTATCGAGGGTCTTTCTCCTGCGATTGCCATCGAGCAAAAAACTACGCAGCGTAACCCTCGCTCAACGGTTGGTACTGTCACAGAAATTTATGACTACTATCGTCTGCTGTTTGCCCGCATAGGACGCGCGCATTGTCCGCACTGTGCGCGGGAGATCAAGGAACAAACCGTTGACCAAATTGTTGATACCCTCATGACCGTGCCGTCGGGAAGCAGAATTCAGTTGCTTGCCCCGGTGGTGCGAGGAAAAAAAGGTACACACCACAAGGTCTTGGAAGCTGCACGCAAAGATGGTTTTGTACGAGCTCGTATTGACGGGGCTTTGCTCCACTTACACGAGCGCATTTCGTTGGATAAGCAAAAAAAGCATTCTATCGATATAGTTGTCGATAGAATTCAATTGTCAGATACAGTACGTAAACGATTAACAGAATCAGTAGAGACGACGCTAGGCTATGCAGATGGGCTGTTGACCGTCTTAGTGCAGGGAGAGAATTCTGGGACCGTTTCCGGAAAGATAGAAACATCTGCTCTCCTGCCGTCTGAGTTATTTTTTTCGCAAAAAAACGCGTGCGCGCACTGTAATGTCTCCGTACCCGAATTGCAGCCTCGCTTGTTCTCTTTTAACGCACCTTTTGGTGCCTGTCCGAGCTGTGCAGGACTGGGGATTATGCAGACATTTGATTTAGATCGCATTGTCCCTGATCAAAACCGTTCTTTTAACGAGGGTGCTTTTTTGCCATTTAAACCTGAGCATGAGTGGAACCGTGTGCGGTTTGCTGCACTCGCAGAAAAGTACCATTTTTCTCTCGATGATCCGGTACGCAATCTGTCAAAACACGCACTGGATATTATCCTGCATGGAAGTGGCAGCGAGGCTCTTGAGTTTTCCCATGAACGAAAAGATGGCTCTCGTACCGCACGCTACATTAAGCCGTGGCCGGGAATTTTTAGCGAGCTGCACAGGAGATACGCAGAGTCATGTACTCACTCACAGCGCGAGGTATATGAACGGTATTTATCGGTGCGTACATGTGAAGCGTGTCGAGGGATGCGCTTAAAGCCAGAGTCGCTTGCGGTGACTATAGAAAAAAAAAACATCCACGCACTCAGTGCGCTGTCTGTAGATGATTCGTGTGAGTTTTTTAAAACTCTCCATCTGACAGAAGTAGAAGCGACAATTGCGCAACAGATCCTGAAAGAAATTACCGATCGCCTAGAGTTTCTTCAGAACGTGGGTCTTGGATATCTCACCTTGGAACGGGCTGCTGCCACGTTATCCGGCGGAGAAGCACAACGAATTAGACTGGCAACCCAGATAGGTTCGCGCCTTACAGGGGTTTTGTACATACTGGACGAACCGTCTATTGGTTTGCATCAGCGGGATAATGAACGACTGATCCAAACGCTTCTTCATTTGCGTGATTTGGGAAACACAGTGCTTGTGGTAGAGCACGATGAGCAAACGCTCCGCGTAGCAGATTATATTGTAGATCTCGGCCCCGGTGCGGGTGTTCACGGAGGATATGTTGTCGCCGCAGGCAGTCCACCTGAAGTTATGCAGGTGCAAGCAAGTCTTACTGGTCAGTATCTTGCCGGTGCAATTACATTACCCATTCCTGCAGTACGGAGAACGGGAAATGGAAATGTTCTTACGGTGCATGACGTCCATGAACATAACTTGCAACACATTTCTGTACGTATTCGACTCGGTACTTTTACCTGCATTACCGGAGTATCCGGCTCGGGTAAATCAACGCTTTTAATTGATGTGCTATATCCTGCGTTATACAACCGTGTGATGAACGGCAGACTTCCTGAAGGAAAATTTTCCTCGATTGAGGGGACGGAGCATTTAGATAAAGTAATTTATGTAGACCAAAGTCCTATCGGGAGAACTCCTCGTTCAAATCCTGCAACTTATGTGGGTGTGTTTACAGATATTAGAATGCTGTTCTCCCAGGTTCCTGAAGCAAAAATGCGGGGATATAAACCAGGACGTTTTTCTTTCAATGTTCCTGGAGGACGGTGTGAGCATTGTAAAGGTGATGGCGTTATCACTATTGAAATGAATTTTTTACCTGATGTGTACATTACCTGTGATGTGTGTCACGGCACCCGGTTTAACCGGGAGACATTAGCTGTGTTTTATAAGGGCAAGAACATTTCCCATGTGCTGGACATGACGATCGAAGAAGCGCGTTCTTTTTTTTCTGCTGTTCCTCCTATAGTACGAAAGCTAGAAGCTCTCTGCTCGGTGGGGCTTGGGTATGTGCGCTTAGGACAGTCTGCTCTGACGTTGTCAGGGGGAGAAGCCCAGCGCGTTAAACTTGCACTTGAGCTTTCAAAGCGTGCGACAGGAAAAACTCTCTATATCTTTGACGAACCTACTACCGGATTGCATTTTGCCGATATCATCCAATTAATGGAGGTTGTTCAACGCTTGGTAGATCAGGGAAATACGGTTGTGATGATCGAACATAACATGGATGTTATTGTTCAGGCAGACTGTGTTATCGATTTAGGTCCTGAAGGAGGAATGCACGGTGGAACTATCGTTGCACAGGGAAGCCCTGAAGCAGTATCCCAGATAACTGAGTCTCGCACCGGTTGGTACATCAAAGAGGTGCTGTGTAAAAAGACATGA
- the lptD gene encoding LPS-assembly protein LptD yields the protein MRAWYPIWGIFFLFCPLFGESGLRKLRIIINSAQETTRLSETGQPILESTGRVPLSPFDLQDQLVVFTGNVSISIDDGSVTATILSDQTVYNTSAQILYSTGNVRYSRTEGETKTIEISGTRFIFELKTLKGLFLDGSLTLPIKGQQVLFVQSPIIHSDAYTSVILKQATLSTEEDPEQALWSVHTKNIWLLPNNQLAFSHGVLSFGVVPLLYIPFFYYPKDEFIGNPVFGLRSRAGAFIQTTTYLLGKRPKSAYPPSFGTQSPAQEEAPNYLKISADYYSALGGMAGISTFFQAKDYLPFVRFSAYIGASRTVHQGGNGAYSIYDTTGQVMWDKSYLFGMQVPFRYYAECALRFHKTPLYVDVHVPIISDPFFSTDFLQRSEDLNWFHLALSPRSLRELTQSTISSYDWKISASLRPVWLVLHPWLRDFSLDPISFTVHFNSKSDSKKNNSSPERNFFYPHSMESRAGLSFSGTLFSHVWERQKSQQKESYAPKEIRNPLAYTPADGLSREGSPPEQSPAVSKENSETDSTFDFFMPEFREENERRTGTDHAYVFTRYALDYKGKGDIVYDAQFNHGSWDDASKIKWNDLQSQHVTIRGDFSIRSQFQCVNDIIRMSNGIQCTLQHRYPIHSQPPAKQNGFQNSALVQSSNNLAVYPFSADSFFRESFLGWSITPVLYDSSRPTGKSSLHVRDHSITANAAFSLYGYTQQIRVSVHFAPGPYAYSIATFLSFPYISATLSARFLDKPQVRAELDFRMPYEITCKQTYVYDIGKSMSDSYEVSLGWKYFSLSYLLKGESGKAAPSGNNGLSISKLKLTLSHDDFPLTVRFWKRRIKIQGTLSSSLEINFKDLDKSHISFSPLITFSIYKFLDLSINTVIKNEKLTPYFPTQSSQSPQTKLWDAFVSSLYFWDEMKQSSALFPIRTLNIELAHYLKDWTLRFGYRLHSESSSSGSRQISPLVSSISLSINWNPLPMVRTRARKTPGMFEVGI from the coding sequence ATGAGAGCATGGTATCCAATTTGGGGCATATTCTTTCTTTTTTGTCCCCTCTTTGGTGAAAGTGGTCTACGCAAATTAAGAATTATTATTAATTCGGCACAGGAAACTACGCGCCTTTCTGAAACTGGACAACCTATATTGGAAAGTACCGGCCGCGTGCCGCTGTCCCCCTTTGATTTGCAAGATCAGTTGGTAGTCTTTACCGGGAATGTTTCCATTTCCATTGATGATGGGAGCGTTACCGCAACGATTCTTTCAGATCAAACTGTCTACAACACCTCTGCCCAAATTCTGTATTCCACAGGAAACGTTCGCTATTCTAGAACTGAAGGAGAAACGAAAACTATTGAAATAAGTGGAACGCGTTTTATTTTTGAACTAAAAACTTTAAAAGGATTATTTCTTGACGGTTCTCTTACCTTACCAATCAAAGGGCAACAGGTTTTGTTCGTCCAGTCTCCAATCATACACAGCGATGCGTATACATCAGTAATTTTGAAGCAAGCGACGCTTTCCACTGAGGAAGATCCTGAACAAGCACTATGGAGTGTTCATACAAAGAACATATGGTTGCTGCCCAATAATCAGTTAGCATTTTCACACGGGGTATTGTCATTTGGGGTTGTTCCTCTTTTATACATTCCCTTTTTCTATTACCCAAAAGACGAGTTTATTGGTAATCCGGTGTTTGGTCTGCGCAGTAGAGCAGGAGCGTTCATTCAGACGACCACATATCTGTTAGGAAAACGGCCAAAGAGTGCGTACCCACCCTCCTTTGGAACACAGTCTCCTGCGCAGGAGGAGGCACCAAACTATTTAAAAATAAGTGCGGACTATTACTCTGCATTGGGAGGTATGGCAGGTATCAGTACTTTCTTTCAAGCAAAAGACTATCTCCCATTTGTGCGGTTTTCAGCATACATTGGCGCTTCGAGAACTGTGCACCAAGGAGGTAACGGCGCCTACTCTATCTATGATACCACCGGCCAAGTGATGTGGGATAAAAGCTATCTATTTGGGATGCAGGTGCCATTTCGTTATTATGCAGAATGTGCACTTCGTTTTCATAAGACACCTTTGTATGTAGATGTGCATGTGCCAATCATTTCTGATCCCTTTTTTTCTACTGATTTTTTACAACGGAGTGAAGATCTCAACTGGTTTCATCTTGCTTTAAGTCCTCGATCGCTCAGAGAGCTTACGCAAAGCACCATAAGCAGCTATGACTGGAAAATCTCTGCTTCGCTGCGCCCTGTCTGGCTTGTACTTCATCCTTGGTTGCGCGATTTTTCGCTCGATCCGATTTCGTTCACCGTACATTTTAATTCGAAGTCTGATAGTAAAAAAAACAACTCTTCTCCAGAGCGTAACTTCTTCTACCCTCATTCGATGGAATCTCGAGCAGGATTGTCGTTCTCTGGTACGCTGTTCTCTCATGTGTGGGAAAGACAAAAATCTCAACAAAAAGAATCGTACGCGCCAAAAGAAATACGTAATCCACTTGCATACACTCCTGCAGACGGGTTATCTAGGGAGGGTTCTCCTCCTGAACAGTCCCCTGCAGTATCAAAGGAGAACAGCGAGACTGATTCTACCTTCGATTTTTTTATGCCAGAATTTCGTGAAGAAAATGAACGTCGTACTGGTACTGATCATGCGTATGTTTTTACGCGATACGCTTTAGATTACAAAGGTAAAGGTGACATCGTGTACGATGCACAGTTCAATCACGGTTCGTGGGATGACGCGTCGAAAATAAAGTGGAATGATCTGCAATCACAGCATGTGACAATACGAGGAGATTTTTCCATTCGCTCTCAGTTTCAGTGTGTAAATGATATAATTCGCATGTCAAACGGGATACAGTGCACTCTGCAGCACCGATATCCGATTCATAGTCAACCACCTGCAAAACAAAATGGATTTCAGAACTCCGCTTTAGTGCAGAGTTCGAATAATCTTGCAGTGTATCCTTTTTCTGCAGATTCCTTTTTTCGAGAAAGTTTTCTCGGTTGGTCAATTACCCCCGTGCTATACGACTCGTCTCGACCTACTGGGAAAAGTTCATTACATGTACGTGATCATAGCATCACCGCAAATGCTGCTTTTTCACTGTATGGATATACACAGCAGATACGTGTCAGTGTGCATTTTGCGCCCGGACCATATGCGTATAGCATTGCGACGTTTCTTTCTTTTCCGTATATCTCTGCGACGCTCTCTGCACGCTTTCTCGATAAACCGCAGGTACGCGCTGAATTAGATTTTCGAATGCCTTACGAAATAACCTGTAAACAAACCTACGTATACGATATTGGAAAAAGTATGAGCGATTCTTATGAAGTGTCGCTCGGCTGGAAGTATTTTTCTCTTTCTTATCTTCTAAAGGGGGAATCTGGCAAGGCTGCACCTTCTGGAAATAATGGTCTTTCTATAAGTAAATTAAAGCTCACGTTGTCTCATGATGATTTTCCGTTGACAGTACGTTTTTGGAAGCGGCGTATAAAAATACAGGGGACATTGTCTTCCTCGTTAGAGATTAATTTTAAAGATCTGGATAAAAGTCATATCAGTTTTTCTCCGCTAATAACTTTTTCCATCTATAAATTTCTCGATCTTTCTATAAACACTGTGATTAAAAATGAGAAACTAACGCCTTACTTTCCCACCCAGTCATCGCAATCTCCACAAACTAAGCTGTGGGATGCATTTGTCTCATCGTTATACTTTTGGGATGAAATGAAACAGAGTTCTGCGCTGTTCCCAATACGTACCTTGAATATTGAACTTGCACATTACTTAAAAGATTGGACGCTTCGTTTTGGGTATCGCTTACACTCGGAATCCTCTTCTTCAGGGTCTCGGCAAATATCTCCTCTTGTTTCCTCAATTAGTCTTTCAATAAATTGGAATCCATTACCGATGGTGAGAACGCGTGCGAGAAAAACACCAGGTATGTTTGAAGTTGGTATCTAG
- the murJ gene encoding murein biosynthesis integral membrane protein MurJ — protein MKSKSSLLKSGLLLSLLTLVSRVLGLAREVVKSTLMGTSATADAFTVAFMIPNLFRRLFAENAISVAFIPVFTQHYSMPSSAQVPCSSKTKEFLSAIFTLMSSVTASISLIGILGAPYIVRLFDTDQSLTVSLTRLMFPYLWMISLAAFFQGMLHSIKVFVPSGCTPIFFNVSVIFSMYFLNVSHMNVAIAAAIGVLIGGCAQALFQLIFVYMHGFRFTLQSPLKAMHDEGVRRIIALLLPTTVGIATYLLNDLVCTALATSVEIGVAASVQYSLRIQELLLGIFIVSLSSVVLPDLSFHVMRKDWQSFEDLLITAIKIVMLITIPATFFVLFSSDRIITLVYKNAIFNELSVRMTATIFRWHSVGMLAIALNRVLISAFYAQHNSFAPMIAGTISFVTNIILATLLFIPLGGKGIAFSLSAASMVQTVFLWMFLKRSWQITIPSLYKTSLYYGVKITLFSVIALVPTWASSFFTAYFFPGSHKIISHGVPLCVEALIFSCTGCILLLLSRDEFAYKALRSIRFCR, from the coding sequence ATGAAAAGCAAGAGTTCTTTGTTGAAAAGTGGGTTGCTGCTTTCTCTTTTAACACTTGTCTCTCGTGTATTGGGTTTAGCGCGAGAAGTAGTGAAGTCTACGCTTATGGGGACCAGTGCGACAGCAGATGCATTTACCGTTGCATTTATGATCCCAAACCTTTTCCGCCGACTGTTTGCAGAAAACGCCATAAGTGTTGCCTTCATTCCCGTCTTCACACAGCACTACTCAATGCCGAGTTCAGCGCAAGTGCCATGTTCTTCTAAAACGAAGGAGTTTCTTTCAGCTATCTTCACACTGATGAGTAGTGTCACTGCAAGCATTTCTCTTATCGGTATACTCGGTGCTCCGTACATCGTGCGATTATTTGACACTGATCAGTCATTAACCGTTTCATTAACCCGCTTGATGTTTCCCTATTTATGGATGATCTCTCTCGCAGCTTTCTTTCAAGGTATGCTGCACAGTATTAAGGTATTTGTCCCCTCAGGATGTACCCCAATATTTTTTAATGTCAGTGTCATTTTTTCGATGTACTTTCTGAATGTGTCACATATGAACGTGGCTATTGCTGCAGCAATAGGTGTTCTTATAGGAGGATGTGCGCAAGCACTCTTCCAGCTAATATTTGTATATATGCATGGGTTTCGTTTTACGCTCCAGTCTCCTTTAAAAGCAATGCACGATGAAGGTGTGCGACGAATCATTGCGTTACTTCTACCGACAACTGTTGGCATTGCAACCTATCTTCTAAATGACCTGGTGTGTACTGCGCTTGCAACCTCTGTTGAGATAGGAGTTGCTGCGAGTGTGCAATATTCACTTCGTATACAAGAACTTTTATTAGGAATATTTATCGTTTCTCTAAGCTCTGTGGTACTTCCTGATCTTTCTTTCCATGTTATGAGAAAAGATTGGCAATCGTTTGAGGACCTCCTGATAACAGCGATAAAAATCGTCATGCTTATTACAATTCCTGCGACATTTTTCGTGTTATTTTCAAGTGACCGTATCATAACGCTCGTGTATAAAAATGCTATTTTTAACGAACTATCCGTGCGCATGACCGCTACCATATTTCGATGGCATAGCGTGGGAATGCTTGCTATTGCGCTGAATCGCGTTCTCATCTCCGCCTTTTACGCGCAGCACAACTCTTTTGCCCCTATGATTGCAGGAACTATTTCATTTGTGACAAATATCATTTTAGCAACACTGCTCTTTATTCCCTTAGGAGGTAAGGGCATTGCATTTTCTCTGAGCGCGGCGAGTATGGTACAGACCGTTTTTTTATGGATGTTTTTAAAACGATCGTGGCAGATAACTATCCCTTCACTGTATAAAACTTCCCTTTACTATGGAGTGAAAATAACTTTATTTTCTGTAATCGCGCTGGTACCCACATGGGCAAGTTCTTTTTTTACGGCGTATTTTTTTCCTGGCTCCCATAAAATAATTTCTCACGGTGTCCCCTTATGCGTTGAGGCTCTTATTTTTTCGTGTACTGGCTGCATACTCCTTTTACTTTCACGGGACGAATTTGCTTACAAAGCATTACGCTCCATACGTTTTTGCCGGTAA
- the ruvC gene encoding crossover junction endodeoxyribonuclease RuvC, with the protein MHAQNVDIAPGSTSTVSIIVGIDPGLESTGYGVIEAGGGSLRCLTYGVIVTQSNQPSAARLRHIFDTLQQVISIYQPQYCAVETIYFAKNVTSALCVAQARGVVLLAMAQQHISVAEYAPNAIKKAITGIAQAEKRQVQHLVKILLNLKDIPHPDHAADALAVAVTHVHCCMSSNYAVGSTRSRGAYVTLYKKGKR; encoded by the coding sequence GTGCACGCACAGAACGTAGATATTGCGCCGGGCAGTACCTCGACCGTTTCCATCATAGTGGGTATTGACCCAGGACTTGAATCTACCGGATACGGCGTTATAGAAGCAGGGGGAGGCAGTCTGCGCTGTCTTACCTACGGGGTGATTGTTACCCAAAGCAATCAGCCATCTGCTGCACGACTCAGACACATCTTCGATACCCTGCAACAGGTAATCTCAATATATCAACCTCAGTATTGCGCAGTGGAGACAATCTATTTCGCAAAGAATGTAACCAGTGCGTTGTGTGTTGCGCAAGCGCGTGGGGTTGTATTACTTGCTATGGCACAACAGCACATTTCAGTAGCTGAATACGCACCGAATGCGATTAAAAAAGCAATAACTGGTATTGCCCAAGCAGAAAAAAGACAGGTACAGCATTTGGTAAAAATTTTACTCAATCTTAAGGATATACCTCATCCTGATCACGCTGCTGATGCCCTAGCGGTTGCTGTTACCCATGTACACTGTTGTATGTCTTCAAACTATGCGGTAGGTTCAACGCGCTCTAGGGGAGCGTACGTTACGCTGTACAAAAAAGGTAAGAGATGA
- a CDS encoding thiamine diphosphokinase produces the protein MKRALIITGGEYAPYEFVQYYLPAYDLLIAADSGLDTALQFGLVPDFVIGDMDSVKDNLFIQACDKTRTHLFPRDKDFTDTELAVTLAHQLGSDDLSIVGGGGGRADHFLYFMRLFAAPLSPRLWLYRHGLGYCFGEGCVTQQLCIGGVDNTSFSFFPVGDATDYSLSSEGLHWPLDGVPWHTHVSMSNRSSAPVVRVEAHRGRFLLFLSPLGRYTIDHHERGIACTHRT, from the coding sequence ATGAAACGTGCTTTGATAATCACCGGAGGTGAATATGCACCCTATGAGTTTGTGCAATATTACCTGCCTGCGTACGATCTGCTCATTGCCGCTGATTCAGGGCTTGATACCGCATTGCAATTTGGTCTTGTGCCCGATTTTGTTATTGGAGATATGGATAGCGTTAAGGACAACCTGTTCATACAGGCGTGTGATAAAACGCGCACACACCTTTTCCCCCGAGATAAAGATTTTACTGATACTGAGCTTGCAGTCACCCTTGCGCACCAATTGGGAAGCGACGATTTGAGCATCGTCGGAGGGGGTGGGGGAAGGGCAGATCACTTTTTATATTTCATGCGTCTTTTTGCCGCACCTCTGTCACCGCGTCTGTGGCTGTACAGACATGGACTGGGATATTGCTTTGGGGAAGGATGTGTTACACAACAGTTATGTATTGGAGGAGTGGATAATACTTCTTTTTCTTTCTTTCCCGTTGGAGATGCTACAGACTATTCGCTCTCCTCTGAAGGATTGCATTGGCCCCTCGATGGGGTGCCGTGGCACACTCATGTAAGTATGAGTAATCGCAGCAGCGCACCTGTCGTGCGCGTCGAAGCACACCGGGGGAGATTTTTGCTTTTCCTTTCTCCCCTCGGACGTTACACCATTGATCATCACGAGCGGGGTATTGCGTGCACGCACAGAACGTAG
- a CDS encoding sigma-54-dependent transcriptional regulator, producing the protein MKFSILVLDDEKNIREGLQMALEDEGYEVFTAEDGNTGVEIALKGDIDLIITDLKMPRMSGELVLQHVHAVLPDIPIIILTGHGTVENAVEAMHKGAYDFLTKPLDLNRLSLLVRRALQNRELIVQHRELIKQIGNRTSFENIVGESPAMNKVFDMVKKAAASKASVLITGESGVGKELIANAIHNLSPRKAKPLIKVHCASFAEGVLESELFGHERGAFTGAVNRMKGRFELAHEGSMFLDEIGEVSMAVQIKLLRVLQERSFERVGGRETIKVDVRVISATNRNLLEEIKRNLFREDLYYRLNVVHIHVPALRERKEDLPLLIATFLKEIAEENGKKITSIDPQAQSALHAYDWPGNIRQLRNCIESAVIMSSGPVIHIEDLSEPIRSLGETSSIRIPIGVSMEDAEKEIILQTLEAQKGNKSKTADVLGIGRKTLYLKLDQYTNTSFEPDAAAKS; encoded by the coding sequence ATGAAATTCAGTATTCTCGTACTAGATGATGAAAAAAATATCCGTGAAGGTTTGCAAATGGCCCTCGAAGATGAAGGATATGAGGTGTTTACCGCAGAGGATGGAAATACAGGGGTAGAGATTGCCCTCAAAGGGGATATCGATCTTATTATCACTGATTTAAAAATGCCTCGTATGAGCGGGGAATTGGTGCTGCAACATGTGCACGCGGTGTTGCCCGATATTCCTATCATTATTCTCACCGGGCATGGCACAGTAGAAAATGCAGTTGAAGCAATGCACAAGGGAGCTTACGATTTTTTAACTAAACCATTGGATCTTAACCGATTGTCTTTGCTTGTGCGCCGGGCGCTACAAAACCGAGAGTTGATCGTTCAACATCGAGAGTTAATCAAACAAATAGGAAATCGCACCTCATTCGAGAACATTGTAGGAGAAAGTCCTGCAATGAACAAAGTGTTTGACATGGTAAAAAAGGCAGCCGCCTCAAAAGCGTCCGTGCTCATTACTGGAGAAAGCGGGGTCGGTAAAGAACTTATCGCGAATGCAATCCATAATCTTTCGCCGAGGAAGGCAAAACCTTTAATTAAAGTACACTGCGCTTCTTTTGCAGAAGGAGTGTTGGAAAGTGAGTTATTCGGTCATGAAAGGGGTGCCTTTACCGGTGCGGTCAATCGCATGAAAGGTCGTTTTGAACTTGCGCACGAAGGATCAATGTTTCTTGATGAAATCGGAGAAGTAAGTATGGCTGTGCAAATAAAACTACTCCGTGTGTTACAAGAACGTTCATTTGAACGTGTAGGTGGAAGAGAAACAATAAAAGTTGATGTACGCGTAATTTCTGCAACAAATCGTAATCTTTTAGAAGAAATTAAACGCAATTTGTTTCGAGAGGATCTTTATTACCGATTAAATGTTGTGCACATTCACGTTCCTGCGCTGCGCGAGCGCAAGGAGGATTTGCCATTACTGATTGCAACATTTCTTAAAGAGATTGCAGAAGAAAACGGTAAAAAAATTACCTCTATAGATCCTCAGGCCCAGTCTGCACTGCACGCGTATGATTGGCCTGGTAATATTCGTCAGCTGAGAAACTGCATTGAAAGCGCTGTCATTATGAGCTCAGGTCCTGTTATCCACATAGAGGATCTCTCAGAGCCAATTCGATCTCTCGGTGAAACCTCTTCCATACGCATTCCTATAGGAGTGAGCATGGAGGATGCAGAAAAGGAAATCATCCTCCAGACACTGGAAGCACAAAAAGGTAATAAGAGCAAAACCGCAGACGTGCTTGGCATTGGGAGAAAGACGCTCTATCTAAAATTAGATCAATACACGAATACAAGCTTTGAACCTGATGCCGCAGCAAAATCATGA
- a CDS encoding ATP-binding protein, translating into MVNIITNAKEAMQRGGALEVFVHKQTDHISISISDTGEGIDARNIHNIFEPYFTTKTEGTGLGLTLTFKVIKEHGGDISVSSTVGRGTCFTLLLPIDKLGRSLLQEKISTHLRHTSKE; encoded by the coding sequence TTGGTAAACATTATCACTAATGCTAAAGAAGCCATGCAAAGAGGAGGGGCCCTTGAAGTCTTTGTCCATAAACAAACTGACCACATCAGTATCAGTATTTCGGATACAGGAGAGGGAATTGATGCCCGAAATATTCACAATATTTTTGAGCCGTACTTCACTACTAAAACTGAAGGTACGGGGTTAGGGTTAACCTTAACGTTTAAGGTGATTAAAGAACATGGCGGTGACATCAGTGTGTCCTCTACTGTTGGACGGGGTACGTGTTTTACTCTCCTTTTACCCATAGATAAATTGGGACGATCGCTTTTACAAGAAAAAATATCCACCCACCTAAGACATACGAGTAAAGAATAA